One Gordonia zhaorongruii DNA segment encodes these proteins:
- a CDS encoding galactan 5-O-arabinofuranosyltransferase, producing MQTTAVAETPKSGRSRDVIELGGAVVLAAVVGFVALKVIGAVDWPAFNTSNVTRSLTTLGQGVAIVVAAVAVVAYRYGRSRTWTSLMSSLSAALLVTVTLGMPLSATKLYLFGLSSDQQFRTEYLTRLTDSAHLADMTYDGLPPYYPATWFWFGGRFANLVGMPGWEAYKPWAVLSMAIAAALGTALWNRMVGVTTGTAIGLATAAVTLVYSSPEPYAAVLTLVGIPMTVVAASALRGHGRLADGPSPLNRTGWLAVVAVGLFLGVSATVYTLYTGLFAGTAVLMAIGYLIQIRLANRNAAVPDDTLHSTRRAEYLAVVIRLGAMAVIAGLVALIVWAPYLMRRVTDPVASSGAAQHYLPENGAVVGLPMFQLNLIGVLTMVGLIWVLLRLGKRTIAAAIGYLLLGIIGLTCLSLALTAIGTTLLSFRLEAVTATALAAGGVFGVVEIARAAVGRFGDIRTAVGILAAVCGLALAQSIPTHLSSEITTAYTDTDGYGERADQHPAGAESYYPKLHRMIREQTGRPANQNVVLTADFAFLSLYPYWGFQGLTSHYANPLSEFEKRAKTIEDWSKATSTDGLLDKMQTVPWRAPDVFLFRYSADGYNLRLAEDVFPNDPNVRRYAVTFSPKVFDDPRFTVTELGPFVLVVKKG from the coding sequence GTGCAGACCACCGCTGTAGCCGAAACTCCCAAGTCGGGACGCTCCCGCGACGTCATCGAACTCGGCGGGGCCGTCGTCCTCGCCGCGGTGGTCGGATTCGTCGCACTCAAGGTGATCGGCGCCGTCGACTGGCCGGCGTTCAACACCTCGAACGTCACGCGCTCCCTGACCACCCTCGGTCAGGGCGTCGCGATCGTCGTCGCGGCAGTCGCCGTCGTCGCCTACCGATACGGACGCTCGCGAACCTGGACATCGCTGATGTCGTCCCTGTCGGCGGCACTGCTGGTCACGGTGACGCTCGGCATGCCGCTGAGTGCGACCAAGCTGTATCTGTTCGGATTGTCGTCCGACCAGCAGTTCCGCACCGAGTACCTCACCCGGCTGACCGACAGTGCTCACCTGGCCGACATGACGTACGACGGCCTGCCGCCGTACTACCCGGCCACGTGGTTCTGGTTCGGTGGACGCTTCGCCAACCTCGTCGGGATGCCCGGCTGGGAGGCGTACAAGCCGTGGGCCGTCCTGTCCATGGCGATCGCTGCCGCGCTGGGTACCGCACTGTGGAACCGCATGGTCGGTGTCACGACGGGCACCGCCATCGGGCTGGCGACCGCCGCGGTGACGCTGGTCTACTCGTCGCCCGAACCGTACGCCGCGGTCCTGACGTTGGTCGGGATCCCGATGACCGTCGTCGCCGCGTCCGCCCTGCGTGGGCACGGCCGTCTCGCGGACGGCCCGTCGCCGCTGAACCGGACCGGCTGGTTGGCCGTCGTCGCGGTAGGACTCTTCCTCGGCGTCTCGGCGACCGTCTACACGCTCTACACCGGTCTTTTCGCCGGTACCGCGGTGCTGATGGCTATCGGTTACCTGATCCAGATCCGGTTGGCGAACCGGAATGCGGCGGTGCCGGACGACACCCTCCACAGCACCCGTCGGGCCGAGTATCTCGCCGTCGTCATCCGACTCGGTGCGATGGCGGTGATCGCGGGACTCGTCGCGCTCATCGTGTGGGCGCCGTACCTCATGCGCCGGGTCACGGACCCGGTCGCGTCGAGCGGCGCCGCCCAGCACTACCTGCCTGAGAACGGCGCCGTGGTCGGGCTGCCGATGTTCCAGCTGAATCTGATCGGCGTCCTCACCATGGTCGGCCTGATCTGGGTCCTGCTGCGCCTGGGGAAGCGGACCATCGCCGCGGCGATCGGCTACCTCCTCCTCGGGATCATCGGGCTGACCTGCCTGTCGCTGGCCCTGACCGCGATCGGCACCACTCTCCTCTCGTTCCGCCTGGAAGCGGTGACGGCCACCGCACTCGCCGCGGGTGGCGTGTTCGGGGTCGTGGAGATCGCACGCGCGGCAGTGGGCCGGTTCGGTGATATCCGGACGGCTGTCGGCATCCTGGCCGCAGTGTGCGGACTCGCTCTCGCGCAGTCGATTCCAACCCACCTGTCGTCGGAGATCACCACCGCCTACACGGACACCGACGGCTACGGCGAGCGCGCCGATCAGCATCCGGCGGGCGCCGAATCGTACTACCCGAAACTGCACCGGATGATTCGCGAGCAGACCGGCCGACCGGCGAACCAGAACGTGGTGCTCACCGCCGATTTCGCGTTCCTGTCTCTGTATCCGTACTGGGGCTTCCAAGGTCTGACCTCGCACTACGCGAATCCGTTGTCGGAGTTCGAGAAACGCGCGAAGACGATCGAGGACTGGTCGAAGGCGACGTCGACGGACGGCCTGCTCGACAAGATGCAGACCGTTCCGTGGCGAGCACCCGACGTCTTCCTGTTCCGCTACAGTGCGGACGGATACAACCTGCGTCTCGCCGAGGACGTCTTCCCGAATGACCCGAACGTCCGCCGCTACGCGGTCACGTTCTCGCCCAAGGTGTTCGACGACCCGAGGTTCACCGTGACCGAACTCGGACCGTTCGTCCTGGTCGTCAAGAAAGGCTGA
- a CDS encoding ATP-grasp domain-containing protein, with amino-acid sequence MASPAQKSPAKTPKDPEKGFVALLGWSLGAVEALDRFDRRYVVVAPDWAEDYCTEHDIPYVPWNFERLNDRSMEIAETLQKMGVDVAIPLFEETVEWAGAINSVLMDKPRLFGQAMLLRDKALMKRRAQLGGIRVGIFEEAHDREDVIRFLRRVNQTLLKLEGDPNDPIHLKAFDKAGCLGHRVIRTPDEVDSIPDEEFPVLMESHLDGWEFAVEAWVHNGKIKFLNISEYVTLGYSVFVPATPELEKYRPQITAQIEKLIKTFDIDFGFVHPEYFVTNDGEMYFGEVAYRPPGFKVFELLERAYGFNAYEALVLSFDPKTTDEEIDAFFPQEVVDAKGVAGCFGVYPRRRVVSTMEVPDETADDDYYETNDLAQPLEETVTKRTAFGTHWGLLYFFGDDPYRMRDLLKKQEELDFYV; translated from the coding sequence ATGGCATCGCCTGCACAGAAGTCACCTGCGAAGACCCCGAAGGACCCCGAGAAGGGATTCGTGGCACTCCTCGGCTGGAGCCTCGGGGCCGTCGAGGCCCTCGACCGGTTCGACCGGCGGTATGTGGTGGTCGCACCGGATTGGGCCGAGGATTACTGCACCGAGCACGACATCCCGTACGTGCCATGGAATTTCGAGCGCCTCAACGACCGATCGATGGAGATCGCCGAGACGCTCCAGAAAATGGGCGTCGACGTCGCCATCCCGCTCTTCGAGGAGACCGTCGAGTGGGCAGGCGCCATCAACTCCGTGCTGATGGACAAGCCGCGCCTGTTCGGTCAGGCGATGCTGCTTCGCGATAAGGCGCTGATGAAGCGTCGCGCCCAGCTCGGCGGCATCCGCGTCGGCATCTTCGAAGAGGCGCACGACCGCGAGGACGTCATCCGCTTCCTGCGCCGTGTGAACCAGACGCTCCTCAAGCTCGAGGGCGACCCCAACGATCCGATCCACCTCAAGGCCTTCGACAAAGCCGGCTGCCTCGGCCACCGGGTGATCCGCACCCCCGACGAGGTCGACTCGATCCCGGATGAGGAGTTCCCGGTGCTGATGGAGTCGCATCTCGACGGCTGGGAGTTCGCCGTCGAGGCGTGGGTCCACAACGGCAAGATCAAGTTCCTCAACATCTCCGAGTACGTGACACTCGGGTACTCGGTGTTCGTGCCCGCCACTCCGGAGTTGGAGAAGTACCGACCGCAGATCACCGCCCAGATCGAGAAGCTGATCAAGACCTTCGACATCGACTTCGGTTTCGTGCACCCCGAGTACTTCGTCACCAACGACGGCGAGATGTACTTCGGCGAGGTGGCCTACCGTCCGCCGGGGTTCAAGGTGTTCGAGCTCCTCGAACGCGCCTACGGATTCAATGCGTACGAGGCTCTGGTCCTGTCGTTCGACCCGAAGACCACCGACGAGGAGATCGACGCGTTCTTCCCGCAGGAGGTCGTCGACGCGAAGGGCGTGGCGGGCTGTTTCGGCGTGTACCCGCGCCGTCGTGTCGTGTCCACGATGGAGGTTCCGGACGAGACGGCCGACGACGACTACTACGAGACCAACGATCTCGCTCAGCCGCTCGAGGAGACCGTCACCAAGCGAACGGCCTTCGGTACTCACTGGGGACTCCTGTACTTCTTCGGCGACGATCCGTACCGGATGCGCGACCTGCTGAAGAAGCAGGAAGAACTCGACTTCTACGTATGA
- a CDS encoding fused (3R)-hydroxyacyl-ACP dehydratase subunits HadA/HadB yields the protein MTSSGTDRVQAITSTLGKTYTTPDHYEIGREKVREFARALHDDNPVHWDESKSREAGHDGLLAPLTIVVLNGTKAQTQLLDQAIPGDLLKSGVLQVEQRFVFHQPVTAGDRVVSDVSLDSYRSVAGADLFTGKTVVRDLDKGVMQESWTTLAGPGDKSDGLPPEFQALIDNIMFSGTESHQLPLVPAEAAVIPDDEPRAFGAIAFDSVSEGQSLPTRTEKFTRGDLVNYIGVAGDPNPIHHSDELAAAAELDTVVAQAMLTLGTACGYLSDFVGDPAAFRELGARFSSPVYVRATEPTIVEYTGKIKTLYPDTKRGLITFGATVNGKRVFGKCTALVQFS from the coding sequence ATGACTAGCAGTGGTACCGATCGCGTCCAGGCCATCACCTCGACGCTCGGCAAGACCTACACCACGCCCGACCACTACGAGATCGGGCGCGAGAAGGTCCGCGAGTTCGCGCGCGCACTGCACGACGACAATCCGGTCCACTGGGACGAGAGCAAATCCCGAGAGGCCGGCCACGACGGTCTGCTCGCCCCGCTGACCATCGTCGTGTTGAACGGGACGAAGGCCCAGACGCAGCTGCTGGACCAGGCTATCCCGGGTGACCTTCTGAAATCCGGTGTCCTGCAGGTGGAGCAGAGGTTCGTCTTCCACCAGCCGGTCACCGCCGGCGACCGCGTGGTCTCCGACGTGTCGCTCGACTCGTACCGATCGGTTGCGGGCGCCGACCTGTTCACCGGGAAGACCGTCGTCCGCGACCTCGACAAGGGCGTCATGCAGGAGTCCTGGACCACCCTCGCAGGTCCGGGCGACAAGAGCGACGGCCTTCCGCCCGAGTTCCAAGCGCTGATCGACAACATCATGTTCTCCGGAACAGAGTCGCACCAGCTGCCCCTCGTACCGGCCGAGGCGGCGGTCATCCCCGACGACGAGCCGCGCGCATTCGGTGCGATCGCATTCGACTCGGTGTCGGAGGGCCAGTCCCTGCCCACTCGCACCGAGAAGTTCACCCGTGGCGACCTCGTCAACTACATCGGCGTCGCAGGCGACCCGAACCCGATTCACCACAGCGACGAACTGGCCGCTGCCGCCGAGCTCGACACCGTCGTCGCTCAGGCGATGCTGACTCTCGGCACCGCGTGCGGTTACCTCAGCGATTTCGTCGGCGACCCGGCCGCCTTCCGCGAGCTCGGAGCCCGCTTCTCGAGTCCCGTCTACGTCAGAGCGACCGAGCCGACGATCGTCGAGTACACCGGCAAGATCAAGACCCTGTACCCCGACACCAAACGCGGGCTCATCACCTTCGGTGCGACGGTGAACGGCAAACGCGTCTTCGGCAAGTGCACCGCGCTGGTCCAGTTCTCCTGA
- a CDS encoding lipase family protein, which translates to MSRTSHSALRRSLVTLAIAAVTVCGGVAAPMAHADDDTTPDPTWSGLDARDYSGPIGRHGSVIAKTPLADSVSLPAARSAYRILYASTDVHGEPAVSTGAVFLPRKPAPRGGYKMIAWAHGTVGLADDCTPSAQPRTDRDAAYLGHWLDQGYAIVATDYVGLGTPSLMSYLSGEAQATSTVDAVIATRRSGLPVSRTWAIVGQSQGASAALNAARRATAISRGTGLDYRGVVATGTPANIEHIVWQAGPLFPPVVLPAGLNSYAAYIMAGFDDARPDLHADRVLSGEGRAMVKKARTLCGPELHEEAEGARINRWFTRPLASVPGVQGALVDYMSTPYSGYDRPIFMGQGVTDIDVPMPSALSLYAQMKAAGQPVQLHMYPTDHSGTVLASMKDSTPFLARILR; encoded by the coding sequence ATGAGTCGTACTTCGCATTCGGCGCTCCGTCGGTCACTAGTCACACTCGCGATCGCCGCGGTGACCGTCTGCGGCGGCGTCGCCGCACCGATGGCGCACGCGGACGACGACACGACACCGGACCCGACCTGGTCAGGACTGGACGCCCGTGACTACTCGGGTCCCATCGGCCGACACGGCAGCGTGATCGCCAAGACGCCGCTCGCTGACTCCGTTTCGCTGCCCGCGGCTCGCAGCGCCTACCGGATCCTCTACGCATCCACCGACGTCCACGGCGAGCCCGCGGTCAGCACCGGTGCGGTCTTCCTGCCGCGCAAGCCTGCACCACGGGGCGGCTACAAGATGATCGCGTGGGCGCACGGCACCGTCGGCCTGGCCGACGACTGCACCCCATCCGCCCAGCCGCGTACCGACCGCGACGCCGCGTACCTCGGCCACTGGCTCGATCAGGGATACGCCATCGTCGCCACCGATTACGTCGGGCTGGGCACCCCGAGCCTGATGAGCTACCTGAGCGGAGAAGCACAGGCCACCTCCACCGTCGACGCGGTGATCGCCACCCGGAGATCGGGCCTCCCGGTGAGCCGCACGTGGGCCATCGTCGGACAGTCGCAGGGCGCGAGCGCCGCACTCAACGCCGCACGCCGCGCCACCGCGATCTCCCGCGGCACCGGCCTCGACTACCGAGGTGTGGTGGCGACCGGAACACCAGCGAACATCGAGCACATCGTGTGGCAGGCAGGACCGCTGTTCCCGCCCGTCGTGCTACCTGCCGGACTCAACTCCTACGCCGCCTACATCATGGCCGGATTCGACGACGCACGCCCCGACCTGCACGCCGACCGGGTGCTGAGCGGCGAGGGTCGCGCGATGGTGAAGAAGGCACGAACCCTCTGCGGCCCCGAACTTCACGAGGAAGCCGAAGGAGCCCGGATCAACCGCTGGTTCACCAGGCCGCTGGCTTCGGTACCGGGCGTTCAGGGCGCGCTCGTCGACTACATGAGCACGCCGTACTCCGGCTACGACCGTCCGATCTTCATGGGCCAGGGCGTCACCGACATCGACGTTCCGATGCCCTCGGCGCTGTCCCTGTACGCGCAGATGAAGGCGGCCGGCCAGCCCGTCCAGCTGCACATGTATCCCACCGACCACTCCGGGACCGTGCTGGCCTCGATGAAGGACTCGACGCCGTTCCTGGCGCGCATCCTGCGTTGA
- a CDS encoding GtrA family protein, with the protein MPIELPFDDEEASTDVDLRTQVLRFIATGVLSAVFDFGLTVLLQHVVEWSPTWSKAAGFILGTTIAYLINRRWTFRAEPSTVRFIAVVALYAVTFGVNVGVYGWLSDLWDNTAIYSAVAFCIAQGIATVINFVVQRAVIFKIK; encoded by the coding sequence ATGCCGATCGAGTTGCCGTTCGACGACGAGGAAGCCTCGACCGACGTCGATCTGAGAACCCAGGTCCTGCGATTCATCGCGACCGGCGTGCTCTCGGCGGTGTTCGACTTCGGTCTCACTGTGCTGCTCCAGCACGTGGTCGAATGGTCACCGACCTGGTCGAAGGCCGCAGGCTTCATCCTCGGCACCACGATCGCCTATCTGATCAACCGTCGCTGGACGTTCCGGGCGGAGCCGAGCACTGTTCGGTTCATCGCCGTGGTGGCGCTCTACGCGGTGACGTTCGGCGTCAACGTCGGTGTGTACGGATGGTTGTCGGATCTCTGGGACAACACTGCGATCTACTCGGCCGTCGCCTTCTGCATCGCGCAGGGCATCGCGACGGTCATCAACTTCGTGGTCCAGCGCGCGGTGATCTTCAAGATCAAATGA
- a CDS encoding TIGR03619 family F420-dependent LLM class oxidoreductase: MRFTFAEAMTDVTYYAPLAQAAEAAGFAGMTIADSIAYPEESDATYPYTPDGNREFLEGKDFIEPFVHAAALGAVTSTLRFLPFVLKLPVRPPVLVAKQASSVARLTGNRLALGVGTSPWPEDYDIMGVDYARRGKRMNECMDVIRGLTTGEYFEFHGDFYDIPRIKMAPAPTQPIPLLVGGHADPALRRAVVRGDGWMHGGGPAEELDELLDKIAAIRKAEGKENDPFEIHVISMDAYTVDGCKRLEDKGITDVIVGFRVPYVMGPDTEPLETKIQHLNWYGENVIAKVNG, translated from the coding sequence ATGCGTTTCACGTTCGCCGAGGCGATGACCGACGTCACCTACTACGCACCGCTCGCCCAAGCCGCCGAGGCGGCCGGGTTCGCCGGGATGACGATCGCCGATTCGATCGCCTACCCCGAGGAATCCGACGCAACGTACCCGTACACGCCGGACGGCAATCGCGAGTTCCTGGAAGGCAAGGACTTCATCGAGCCGTTCGTCCACGCGGCTGCGCTCGGCGCCGTCACCTCCACGCTGCGCTTCCTGCCGTTCGTCCTGAAGCTCCCGGTTCGCCCACCCGTCCTGGTCGCGAAGCAGGCGTCGTCGGTCGCACGCCTGACCGGCAACCGTCTCGCGCTGGGCGTCGGCACCAGCCCCTGGCCGGAGGACTACGACATCATGGGCGTCGACTACGCGCGGCGCGGCAAGCGCATGAACGAGTGCATGGACGTCATCCGCGGTCTCACCACGGGCGAGTACTTCGAGTTCCACGGTGATTTCTACGACATCCCGCGGATCAAGATGGCGCCCGCGCCGACGCAGCCGATTCCACTGCTGGTCGGCGGGCACGCCGATCCCGCACTGCGTCGTGCCGTCGTGCGCGGCGATGGCTGGATGCACGGTGGCGGACCAGCCGAGGAACTCGACGAGCTGCTCGACAAGATCGCGGCGATCCGCAAGGCGGAGGGAAAAGAGAACGACCCCTTCGAGATTCACGTCATCTCGATGGACGCCTACACCGTCGACGGCTGCAAACGCCTCGAAGACAAGGGCATCACCGATGTGATCGTCGGATTCCGCGTGCCGTACGTCATGGGACCCGACACCGAGCCTCTCGAGACGAAGATCCAGCACCTCAACTGGTACGGCGAGAACGTGATCGCGAAGGTCAACGGCTGA
- a CDS encoding universal stress protein, translated as MAVVYIQQEREGCAAMIVVGYSGGTGARACVEQAIVEGVARDTGILVINAVSGGRSHRIVDAEEIADVEQRLSRSGVQFTISQPIGGDPAEELLLAMDRPEAEMLVIGMRRRTQVGKLFLGSTSQYLLAECAKPVLVVKPGAVGAGDGVVD; from the coding sequence GTGGCAGTCGTCTACATTCAGCAGGAGAGGGAAGGATGTGCAGCGATGATCGTCGTCGGCTATTCGGGCGGTACCGGCGCGAGAGCCTGCGTGGAGCAGGCGATCGTCGAGGGAGTCGCGCGCGATACCGGCATTCTGGTGATCAACGCGGTGTCCGGTGGCCGCAGCCATCGGATCGTCGACGCGGAGGAGATCGCCGACGTCGAGCAGCGACTTTCGCGGTCGGGCGTCCAGTTCACGATCTCCCAGCCGATCGGCGGCGATCCGGCAGAGGAACTACTGCTTGCGATGGACCGGCCTGAGGCCGAGATGCTGGTCATCGGCATGCGACGCCGCACTCAGGTGGGGAAGCTGTTCCTCGGCAGCACCTCGCAGTATCTGCTGGCCGAGTGCGCGAAGCCGGTGCTGGTGGTGAAGCCCGGTGCCGTCGGCGCGGGCGACGGCGTCGTCGACTGA
- a CDS encoding FAD-binding oxidoreductase produces MTNTELLPIQTRTLMGWARTMPIEGHVLSTPYPEVIAEAVARVADQNADKPAHFRRGVIARGLGRSYGENAQNSGGLTIDMTQLTRIHDIDDATAIVDVDAGVDLDTLMRVGLPHGLWVPVLPGTRQVTVGGAIGCDIHGKNHHSAGSFGNHVAEITLLIASGEILTLTPEGSNDDPDASIFWATVGGIGLTGIILRAKIKMTRTETAYFIADGSVTNSLDETIALHQDGSEENYNYSSGWFDAISKPPRLGRGTFSRGNLATLDQLPDKLAKDPLKFDAPTLINFPDIFPNGLANKLTFSSIGEAYYRMGGNYQGKIQNLTQFYHPLDLFGNWNRAYGSKGFLQYQFIVPPEAVDEFKGIIYDIQASGHVSFLNVFKLFGEGNQAPLSFPMPGWNICVDFPIKRGLHEFVTELDRRVMDIGGRLYTAKDSRTSADTFHSMYPRIDEWIAVRRRVDPNQVFMSDMGRRLELV; encoded by the coding sequence ATGACGAACACAGAACTCCTTCCAATCCAGACCCGGACCCTCATGGGCTGGGCTCGGACGATGCCCATCGAGGGGCACGTGCTGTCGACGCCGTACCCGGAGGTCATCGCGGAAGCGGTGGCACGCGTGGCCGATCAGAACGCCGACAAGCCCGCCCACTTCCGGCGCGGTGTCATTGCACGTGGTCTGGGTCGGTCCTACGGCGAGAACGCGCAGAACTCCGGCGGTCTCACCATCGATATGACGCAGCTCACCCGCATCCACGACATCGACGACGCAACTGCGATCGTCGACGTCGATGCAGGCGTCGACCTCGACACTCTGATGCGCGTCGGCCTCCCGCACGGACTGTGGGTTCCGGTCCTTCCCGGCACCCGTCAGGTGACCGTCGGCGGTGCGATCGGCTGCGATATCCACGGCAAGAACCACCACAGCGCGGGCAGCTTCGGCAACCACGTCGCCGAGATCACCCTGTTGATCGCATCGGGCGAGATCCTCACTCTCACTCCAGAGGGCAGCAACGACGACCCCGACGCCTCCATCTTCTGGGCCACGGTCGGCGGCATCGGCCTGACCGGCATCATCCTGCGCGCGAAGATCAAGATGACGCGCACTGAGACCGCCTACTTCATCGCCGATGGTTCCGTCACCAACTCGCTCGACGAGACCATCGCGCTGCACCAGGACGGTTCGGAGGAGAACTACAACTACAGCTCCGGCTGGTTCGACGCGATCAGCAAGCCCCCGCGCCTGGGCCGCGGCACCTTCTCTCGTGGCAACCTCGCCACGCTCGATCAACTGCCGGACAAGCTCGCCAAGGACCCGCTCAAATTCGACGCGCCCACCCTCATCAACTTCCCGGACATCTTCCCGAACGGGCTGGCCAATAAGCTGACCTTCTCGTCGATCGGCGAGGCGTACTACCGGATGGGCGGCAACTATCAGGGCAAGATCCAGAATCTGACGCAGTTCTATCACCCGCTCGACCTGTTCGGGAACTGGAATCGCGCCTACGGGTCGAAGGGCTTCCTGCAGTACCAGTTCATCGTTCCGCCCGAGGCCGTGGACGAGTTCAAGGGCATCATCTACGACATCCAGGCGTCCGGACATGTCAGCTTCCTCAACGTGTTCAAGCTGTTCGGCGAGGGCAATCAGGCCCCGCTGAGCTTCCCGATGCCGGGCTGGAACATCTGCGTCGACTTCCCGATCAAACGCGGCCTCCACGAGTTCGTCACCGAACTCGACCGGCGCGTCATGGACATCGGAGGTCGGCTCTACACGGCCAAGGACTCGCGGACCAGCGCGGACACCTTCCATTCCATGTATCCGCGCATCGACGAGTGGATCGCCGTCCGACGCCGCGTGGACCCGAACCAGGTGTTCATGTCCGACATGGGACGTCGCCTCGAACTGGTCTGA
- a CDS encoding glycosyltransferase: protein MIVAVVVTHRRRELLAESLAVVAGQDRPVDHLIVVDNAAETEVGELVERQPIPTTYIPSHHNLGGAGGFALGMLHALALGADWVWCADDDGRPEGPQVLSALLACADAHHLGQVSPVVVNIADPDALAFPLRRGLVWRRRRSELFTDPETGAHDDGSDDLLPGIASLMNGALFSSETLEKIGVPDLRLFFRGDEVEMHRRLVRSGIAFGTCLTTAYLHPDGSDEFRPILGGRMHTQYPDNEVKRFFTYRNRGYLMSQPGMRMLLPQEYARFGWFFLIQHRDVAGFREWMRLRRLGRAERFTRP, encoded by the coding sequence ATGATCGTCGCCGTCGTCGTCACCCATCGGCGGCGCGAACTGCTCGCCGAGTCGCTCGCTGTGGTGGCGGGACAGGATCGCCCGGTCGACCATCTGATCGTCGTCGACAACGCGGCGGAAACCGAGGTCGGCGAACTCGTCGAGCGTCAGCCGATCCCCACCACCTACATTCCGTCGCACCACAATCTCGGTGGCGCAGGCGGATTCGCGCTCGGCATGCTGCATGCCCTCGCGCTCGGCGCGGACTGGGTCTGGTGCGCGGACGACGACGGCCGTCCCGAGGGGCCGCAGGTCCTCTCCGCACTGCTCGCCTGCGCCGACGCACACCATCTGGGCCAGGTGTCGCCGGTGGTGGTGAACATCGCCGACCCCGACGCACTCGCGTTCCCGCTCCGCCGCGGTCTCGTCTGGCGTCGGCGACGGTCCGAGCTGTTCACCGATCCGGAGACCGGTGCCCACGACGACGGGTCCGACGACCTGCTGCCCGGCATCGCATCGCTGATGAACGGTGCCCTCTTCTCGTCGGAGACCTTGGAGAAGATCGGCGTGCCCGATCTGCGGCTCTTCTTCCGCGGCGACGAGGTCGAGATGCATCGTCGTCTGGTCCGTTCCGGGATCGCCTTCGGCACCTGCCTGACCACCGCCTACCTGCACCCGGACGGCAGCGACGAGTTCCGTCCCATCCTCGGCGGCCGGATGCACACCCAGTATCCGGACAACGAGGTGAAGCGCTTCTTCACCTACCGCAACCGCGGGTATCTGATGAGCCAGCCAGGCATGCGCATGCTGCTCCCGCAGGAGTACGCGCGGTTCGGCTGGTTCTTCCTGATTCAGCACCGCGACGTCGCCGGCTTCCGTGAGTGGATGCGTCTGCGACGACTCGGACGCGCGGAGCGCTTCACCCGGCCGTGA
- a CDS encoding decaprenylphospho-beta-D-erythro-pentofuranosid-2-ulose 2-reductase: MFNAVGVPKSILIMGGTSEIGLAIASEYLTKGPMRVVLATIPGDIVADAAVAQMKDAGASSVERIDFDALATDTHRNVIDSAFAGGDIDVAIVAFGIQGDDEKAWQDEKLAVLEANINYTAAVSVGVILGEKMRAQGHGQIIAMSSVAGERVRRSNFVYGSTKAGLDGFYLGLGDALRPEGVRVLVIRPGQVRTRLSAHVPDAPLTVNKEDVGRLAVAAVDKGKDIVWVPGPFRYIMMVLRHIPRPVFRKLPI; the protein is encoded by the coding sequence ATGTTCAACGCCGTCGGCGTTCCCAAGTCCATCCTGATTATGGGTGGCACTTCCGAGATCGGTCTGGCGATCGCCTCCGAGTACCTCACGAAGGGCCCGATGCGCGTGGTCCTGGCGACCATCCCCGGCGACATCGTCGCCGACGCCGCGGTCGCACAGATGAAGGACGCCGGCGCATCGTCGGTCGAGCGCATCGACTTCGACGCACTCGCCACCGATACGCACCGCAACGTCATCGACTCGGCCTTCGCCGGGGGCGACATCGACGTCGCGATCGTGGCGTTCGGCATCCAGGGCGACGATGAGAAGGCCTGGCAGGACGAGAAGCTCGCCGTCCTCGAAGCGAACATCAACTACACGGCCGCCGTATCCGTCGGCGTGATCCTCGGCGAGAAGATGCGCGCCCAAGGGCACGGACAGATCATCGCCATGAGCTCCGTCGCAGGTGAGCGAGTTCGCCGATCCAACTTCGTCTACGGCTCCACCAAGGCCGGTCTCGACGGCTTCTACCTCGGTCTTGGCGATGCCCTGCGTCCCGAGGGTGTCCGCGTCCTGGTGATCCGTCCCGGCCAGGTACGCACCCGACTGTCCGCGCACGTCCCCGACGCCCCCCTCACCGTCAACAAGGAGGACGTCGGCCGTCTCGCCGTCGCCGCCGTCGACAAGGGCAAGGACATCGTCTGGGTTCCCGGACCGTTCCGCTACATCATGATGGTGCTGCGCCACATCCCGCGTCCGGTCTTCCGCAAGCTGCCCATCTAG